Proteins encoded together in one Nitrospirota bacterium window:
- a CDS encoding Ppx/GppA family phosphatase, translating to MILASIDIGTNTLRLLVVEYRDQKWKELFSDRQVTRLGEGFLKSRTLTLSAVERTLSALISFRQSLRQFSCDHILWVATSAVREAENKKDFIERVKEELDLDIEVISGEEEARLTYLGIRYGLPVSNDYQMMVDIGGGSTEWILGHHRTLLSKKSTPFGVVFLTEKYFFSDPPSSFELIQMKKKVREYFAEVKGEFKEVLEKNPSVTWVGTAGTVTTLAAMAQGLEAYSFEKVHRFELTQETVSGLFQALISKTKDERKKIKGLEAGREDIIVAGAFIVLEMMMFFNFNRMVVSDYGLREGIILNMIDQISKNRKLSSRTK from the coding sequence ATGATTTTAGCCAGCATCGATATTGGGACAAACACCTTAAGGCTTCTGGTTGTTGAATACCGTGATCAAAAATGGAAAGAGCTTTTTTCCGATCGTCAGGTGACCCGTCTGGGCGAAGGATTTTTAAAAAGTCGGACGCTAACCCTTTCAGCCGTTGAAAGAACGTTAAGCGCTTTAATATCCTTTCGGCAATCCCTTCGCCAATTTTCATGCGATCATATTTTATGGGTCGCAACGAGTGCGGTTCGTGAAGCCGAAAATAAAAAAGATTTTATCGAACGCGTCAAAGAAGAACTTGATCTGGATATTGAAGTCATTTCCGGTGAAGAGGAGGCGCGGTTAACCTATTTGGGAATCCGTTATGGCCTACCCGTTTCAAACGATTACCAGATGATGGTCGACATTGGCGGCGGGAGCACCGAATGGATTCTTGGACATCATCGGACCCTTTTATCTAAAAAAAGCACCCCGTTCGGGGTTGTGTTTCTTACCGAAAAGTATTTTTTCTCTGACCCCCCTTCTTCTTTCGAACTCATTCAGATGAAAAAAAAAGTTCGGGAATATTTCGCGGAAGTTAAAGGAGAGTTTAAGGAGGTTCTTGAAAAAAATCCTTCGGTAACCTGGGTCGGAACGGCAGGAACGGTCACCACTTTGGCGGCGATGGCGCAAGGTCTTGAAGCGTATTCATTTGAGAAAGTCCATCGTTTCGAGCTCACTCAAGAAACGGTTTCGGGTCTTTTTCAGGCCCTGATTTCTAAAACTAAAGATGAAAGAAAAAAAATAAAAGGTTTAGAGGCAGGGCGGGAAGATATTATTGTCGCTGGAGCGTTTATTGTTTTAGAGATGATGATGTTTTTTAATTTTAACAGGATGGTTGTGAGTGATTACGGATTGCGCGAAGGGATCATTCTGAATATGATTGACCAGATTTCCAAGAACAGAAAGTTGTCATCGCGAACAAAGTGA